The nucleotide sequence CAGTGAGAGAACAGTCATTTGCTGCCAGAACAACCCCTTCAAGTTGATGATTTAACATCACATAATTAgatttatattcttttttttttaagttgacaGCCATATAGGTTagggcacatgtgtcaaagtggcggtttgggggccaattctggccggacgcatcattttctgtggcccgggaaagtaaatcatgagtgccgactttctgttttaggatcaaattcaaatgaatgagtatagatgtatattacatttccagatttgaccccttctaaatcaataattgttatttttttcatcatttttttctgtgttttaagttcaaaaatcattttgtaaaatctaaaatatatatatataaaaagctaaaataaacatcgttgtagatcaataaaaaactgaatattcagggattttaatccagttcttttaagccattcataaaaaaaatctaaatattatatctaaaattgtccagcccacatgaaatcgagttgacattaacgtggcccgcgaaccaacccgagtctgaagCCCCTGGTTTAGGGCAACCAGCAATTGGAAACTCGATCTCAAAAAGCAAGTTTTACGGAGCTTGTACTCCAATAACACTATTTTACATTCCAAAGTACTTAAATGGGTGTTCTATAATAGCTTTATTAAAACCCAAAAGTAAAAACGGAAACAAGCTCACCAATTGTGCAGTATTCTACATCGCCATCGCCTTCCTCAACATTTGGCTCACTGGGAGAGAACAAAAGAACTGCATCAAAAAAGCCAGAAGACATTTttcatcatgacacctttttttaaaatatatacatctatatattaaACATTCTTGAGCTATTCCTTACCAGTCATTTTGTTCCAGCGTCATGCATTTCTCATACACGGGACCTCGTACCTCGTTCTGCCCCGGAAATATACATTCATGCTGGACTATGAAGTTTTTCACCAGGGCGTTGATCTGAGGCTGGAGGGTAACGGCATCCTGCTGTTCTTTTTGGTGGTCCTGGTTCTGATCCTGGGTCCCTCGGACCAGAGTGGGACCAAAGCACACGGCCAGGTTGTATGGCTGCATCATGTTCTCATCGCTGTACTGTGAAACACTGGGAATGCCGCACAAACAACAGTGAATACAGtcccaaaatgatttattttccccatCCAGTTTGGTGTTTGCACTCACTGATGAAGAAAAGCGAAGAGGTATCTCATGACGATAATGAGCGGCTCGGGGAAGGACAAGATGACACTTTTCAACTGCTCAGCTCTCGCATCATCATTTTCAATGTCTGACGAGAAAAATGCAGATGAGAGAATGCCATCAATGGAGCAATTCGAGCATTAGATAGAGAATTTGGAATTATGGGAAAGAATTTAGAACATGTGccaaatagtccaaaaaaaaaaaacctcacagaTATACTCCAATAGCCGATTGAGGCTGTCTACAGGGAACAGTGGATTCTTCAAATCtctgaaatacaacttgagCACTCCTGCAACCGAATCCAGTTCAGATTTGTGTTCGGCGAGAGGATCTTCTCCTAAAAGTTGAgttaaacaaccaatcactgtCTCTTAAATGTCAGTGAGATgacttttctaaaaaaattaattaaataaaagctaATTTTGAGACCTACCTCGCTCAAACGCATCCCTCAAAGTGTTGACTTCGATCTGAGAGCCCGACACCCTGAAAATGCCTTCATGGTGGAGGCCTGGAGAACAAAGCAGCGGCTAGAATTCATTGTGAATGACATTCATCGACAAGCTCCTTCACTCCCCTGACACTCAGTCAGTCTTTGGGGCTTACCATTGAGATTAATGAAGCGAATGCAACTTTCTACCACAAGTGGAATCTGTTGACCTGATGCCTGAAATGAGAGGAATGCAAAATAAGGCATATACACACAGTAGCTTGCACCATATTCTTAGTTGGAactccttcattcattttctgaaatcctGGGGGGGAGgattctggagcctatcccagttgacttggGCCAGAGGTGCAAGATACCCTGGTGCTCCCGTCagttgtcagccaatcgcaaggcacgaaGAGAAggccaaccattcacactcacagatACACGGAGAgttgatgtttttggaattcgcaggaaattggagtacccggattGCCTCAATTGCCTCAATATTTGATTTCATGAACTAATCTTGTCTACACAATATATGATAGTTATTGTACTGCAATTGTCACAGCAGTTACCGCCGGCTGTAAAAACAACTACAAAGCAAAAGTTGTACACTTAACCAAAGCAAAAAGCAGAAGACCAGTGTGTGTAGGTGGAAGTTCTGTCATATTGAACTTCAGGTAACCACTATAAGACATTCCTCATTatgcttgtataatgacaataaaagcattcaattcaattctaatCACAAAACCTCAGAATGGTCCCAATTTGAGTTTCTACCTTTGCCAACCTTTCTTTATACATTGACACTCAAAGAGCATGTACTCTGGCAGTTAGTAAAtgaaaattactttaaaaacaaTCACTGCAATTCTGACAGAGAGGAACTGGCAGTAAATGATTACTGCCCTGCTTCCaactttaaaaatgcattggacatctatcactgtcactGATGGTTGCGTGTTGAGTAATTTTGAGTCCAGAGTAAATTTATTTTCACTATTAATTGTGTTTTGGGTTGGTTTTATCCTAAGAAAAGATAATAAAATGCATGTAAACTCACTTCATAGGTGGTACTgaaatattctattttattaCCTGCATGAATGATAACATGTCGCCAGTGAAAAGCTTTTGGTTATGTAACAAGTTGCCACTGGAAGGGTTTTTTCGAACACGTCCCGACTTCCCATTGTGTCTGTTGAGAAAATGAACTGCTTTCTCACATCAACATAAACAAGCATGCCAAGTATACACAATTATCTACTTATGTTCCTTGAACATTTTTATGACAAATAATGGCCTTTAGCatcgtttaaaaatatatataaatatattttgaggaaGCTCAGCATTTTTAAATTGCATAATCTAAACTCTGATGGAATACTCACTTTGGCTGATGTTTATTTAGTGCTTGGCCTGAGATATGGTAGAatttaaaagataaatatatatatataagttagTAACGAGTAGAGGTCTTTGCTTGAACAGTGTGTGATGGATTTGCATTACCTTTTTCCACAGCAACTTTAAGAAGGTCGTGTTTGGCTTTTAGCTTGGCCTCTAAAGAACTGCCAATTAGGAACTCTTTGACTCTCTGCAAGATAAATAAGCATTTGTCAATGAGTATGGAAATTCACATAGGAGGCATGCATCAGATATGTTTAAAGGTCCATTTTCAGATCATTTTTAATCTGGAAGAGCATTCAAGGATTATTTCTCATAAAGGATTAGGAAAGCATAAAGAATAGAACACATTTTGGGATTTAGCAGAAATAATCTTAagtgatttgaaaaaataaccaaTCATTATCAACAATTGTGGTTTCAACTACTTTTGGGGGTGGGATCCAAAACTTgtatcaagatttttttttaaatcaattaaaaataaatacttttaaatagtAAGACATCccaatttttatatatttggaaACATAAcatttagggtttttttgtataaaaatgaataaataaataaatgaaaatatgcaaGAATCGCCCATGACTGCCATGTTTATCTCCCCATATTAAAGCTTAACAATTGAAATGGCTACTTGGTGCTTTTATGAGAACATAAATAACTGGAGGGGGAAAAATTTCATGCAGTGAGAGGAAatattgagatcaatttaacCTTCCCACTTAATAACCTTCTTTATTATTCTTAACTTCACTAAAAGACGTCCAACCATTATGACTGGTCAACCTGGATGGGACGTCTTGTCGTCAATAATAGTGAAACATGAACACCccatcccagttgaaatggactTCAGAATGAGTTAATTGTTTTCCGGGGTTATTGTTGTTACTAGAAGGCCCCACCAGAAAGTACAACatgtattgtaaaaataaaacaagggaAAGCAACTTCTTCACCCTGAACTCAAAGGGTGCCATTAAAGTTGATTACGTTTACCGTCAAGACAGCCAAAGGCGGTACACTTTTCGACATTGTGAACTGTGACTTTAAAACAACTCACCGTGATGTATAAGTTCTCTATTTCTTGCTGGTTAGCTCTGCGGCGAGCCACGCTGGGCCGTGACAGCAGGTTTTCTGTACTATCCTCCTGGCTGCTATTGGGCTCTAAATCCAAATCGTACACTGCTTCCAGCAAAGAAGACTGAGCTGCTGACATGGTCTTGGTTGCCTGCCGTGGATCACAGAAATGAAGCCCAAAGGGATAGGAGAAGAAATTAAATGATTCCTTACCTCTTGGGTTTCTTCCGCAACTGCTCCGAGCCTAGTCTGGATCTGCTTGAATCTGGTCTCTAGCTCAAACCTCATCTCACCCACAGCACTGATCTCAGAAAGCTAAAGACCAAGAAAATTAGAAAGAATCCAGGAAAAGGCAAAACATGTCATGCACACCTGGTCTCCATCATGAGGTTGATAGGGGAAGCGAAGAGGCAAACAGAAAGTGACGTGGTGGTCTTGCAGCAGAGCGTCTCGGTCCCGGCCCTGATCCAACCCAGACGCCGATTCCTGGAGATTTAGTAGTCCAGTGGTCAAGTTCTGGTGGACCTGGCGCCGGCTGGACAGATACGCTTGCATCACTCGGCTCAGAGACATGTGGTAGCCCGCATCCGAACACTGTGGGGTTTCAAATTTacataaaaacatacaattaGCTTAATTTTATATTGCAAATTACAGAAACGTTGTCAGAGATGTGGTGTTGCAGAAATGCAGACTTACATCAATGAGAGTGGAGATGTCCTGGAGGTAATACTTGTTCATGGAAGCGTTAGCCGCAGCCAAGTTGAGTAGGTAATCATTTCTCGCTTTGCTGCACTTCAAG is from Stigmatopora nigra isolate UIUO_SnigA chromosome 1, RoL_Snig_1.1, whole genome shotgun sequence and encodes:
- the LOC144203432 gene encoding rho GTPase-activating protein 4-like — translated: MASQVKLRKDKFGMVDYDTQIKEVRSQLVDQLKVMDVQLEQKTQHLHDFADYLRRRSEIESEYSRSLEKLAERFTSRIKRKEASGHSVAQLWLALLSHTRQESKDHIQLSDNCSTFLIQPLYHCLEYTQRLAKKSKDICSQLQDGLLKVTTELQTAWRTYSQYHGDYLCADGKLKEAEKQEEKQKQNAKKLERLIEKRQGKVQDIYLKCSKARNDYLLNLAAANASMNKYYLQDISTLIDCSDAGYHMSLSRVMQAYLSSRRQVHQNLTTGLLNLQESASGLDQGRDRDALLQDHHVTFCLPLRFPYQPHDGDQLSEISAVGEMRFELETRFKQIQTRLGAVAEETQEATKTMSAAQSSLLEAVYDLDLEPNSSQEDSTENLLSRPSVARRRANQQEIENLYITRVKEFLIGSSLEAKLKAKHDLLKVAVEKGQALNKHQPKHNGKSGRVRKNPSSGNLLHNQKLFTGDMLSFMQASGQQIPLVVESCIRFINLNGLHHEGIFRVSGSQIEVNTLRDAFERGEDPLAEHKSELDSVAGVLKLYFRDLKNPLFPVDSLNRLLEYIYIENDDARAEQLKSVILSFPEPLIIVMRYLFAFLHHVSQYSDENMMQPYNLAVCFGPTLVRGTQDQNQDHQKEQQDAVTLQPQINALVKNFIVQHECIFPGQNEVRGPVYEKCMTLEQNDCEPNVEEGDGDVEYCTIEVEAGHLVNRSNSATACLQKKSEASKADKSALADHRRSASGPAAAMVTSGGAKVILQIPTGPQGRPRRIHSPGFARREQMNSTPNEVVKVDKEVCRQMDSVFKELVSKHALQEPSSTTFPGNPKERRV